Proteins from a single region of Acipenser ruthenus chromosome 31, fAciRut3.2 maternal haplotype, whole genome shotgun sequence:
- the LOC117421883 gene encoding kelch-like protein 20 isoform X1, translating into MGVYNEKGEAIDESKNCVMLPPEKPDTPLTRSRACKTIRYGEVVFAVGGWSINDPASRMECYNPQVHEWRVRAPMAKHRSDVAVAVLGDMIYAVGGHDEISCTSSVERYDPKSNTWSNNVASLSSGRSGVGLAAMGVYLYSIGGYDGITCMNMVERYDPQVNMWFKVAPMSSRRKGAAVAVLDGYLYAIGGSDEDSALNTVERYNPTEDCWSHSPCMGSWRENPGCCVFQGMIYVAGGRDEVLQLCTAERFDPQNNSWSPVRPMRCKRNQVGLAVVDGILLAVGGFDGTTYLKSVEAYSLDTNTWRHYGSMKCRHPGGGVCVVKMEQCDSLIS; encoded by the exons ATGGGTGTTTACAATGAAAAGGG GGAAGCCATTGATGAATCCAAAAACTGTGTCATGTTACCTCCAGAAAAACCTGACACTCCTCTCACACGAAGCAGGGCTTGCAAGACCATTCGATATGGAGAGGTGGTGTTTGCag TTGGGGGCTGGAGTATAAATGACCCTGCATCCCGAATGGAGTGCTACAACCCCCAGGTCCATGAGTGGAGGGTGAGGGCACCGATGGCAAAACACCGGAGCGATGTGGCTGTTGCTGTACTTGGTGACATGATATATGCTGTGGGAGGTCACGATGAAATATCCTGCACCAGCAGTGTTGAAAG GTACGACCCCAAATCAAACACGTGGAGCAATAATGTGGCCTCGTTGAGCAGTGGGCGCAGTGGTGTGGGTTTGGCTGCTATGGGAGTGTATCTCTACTCCATCGGTGGATATGATGGCATCACCTGCATGAACATGGTGGAGAG ATACGATCCTCAAGTGAATATGTGGTTTAAAGTTGCTCCAATGAGCTCCCGGCGCAAAGGGGCTGCAGTGGCTGTGTTAGATGGGTACCTGTATGCAATCGGAGGCTCTGACGAGGATTCAGCTCTTAACACAG TGGAGCGTTACAATCCTACGGAGGACTGCTGGTCTCATAGCCCCTGCATGGGGTCTTGGAGAGAGAACCCAggctgctgtgtgtttcagggtatGATCTATGTAGCAGGGGGGCGTGATGAAGTGCTTCAGCTCTGCACTGCCGAGCGCTTCGATCCACAAAACAACAGCTGGTCTCCGGTCAGACCAATGAGGTGCAAACGAAACCAG GTGGGTCTTGCAGTTGTGGATGGAATTCTGTTGGCTGTTGGTGGTTTCGACGGAACCACTTACCTGAAATCAGTTGAAGCGTATAGTTTGGATACAAACACATGGAG ACACTATGGGAGTATGAAGTGCAGGCACCCGGGAGGTGGAGTCTGTGTGGTGAAGATGGAACAGTGCGATTCTTTGATCTCCTGA
- the LOC117422499 gene encoding beta-1,3-galactosyltransferase 9, which translates to MEVTLCRLRTHQWCFLLFNVLLFHALLFGGDFVEEYLLQSSPGTYTDAKVLELRERARKLDMTIVKNSASKYYTISSPDVCSGQDIFLLSMIFSKPDNASRRDEIRKTWANITNVKGFSVLTLFVLGASDSKATQATVMDESERHGDIIQGKFIDSYNNLPNKTILAMQWTVTFCPIARFILKSDETMFDNYVSLVAYLLSLRRHPEDLYIGRVIHHEMPNRDPQSKDFVPVRQYSEKYYPDYCTGAAFVISQDVARKIYVASAVMKISVPHDVFVGICAKKAGVTPTHSSRFSGEKHIRYNNCCYKFIFTSLEMKLEELSMIWKDINDGKSCTLFETYYGLVSCKALTYLDKLSFFSTGTVKEGVGQP; encoded by the exons ATGGAG GTGACACTCTGCAGGCTGCGCACACACCAGTGGTGCTTCCTTCTCTTCAACGTCCTCCTCTTCCATGCCTTACTCTTTGGTGGCGATTTTGTGGAAGAATATCTTCTTCAGTCCTCCCCGGGCACATACACCGATGCTAAAGTGCTGGAGCTTCGTGAAAGAGCCAGAAAGCTGGACATGACCATTGTGAAGAACAGTGCTTCCAAATACTACACTATCAGCAGCCCTGATGTCTGCTCAGGCCAAGACATCTTTTTGTTATCGATGATCTTCAGTAAACCGGATAACGCATCCCGAAGGGATGAGATAAGGAAAACATGGGCCAACATCACCAACGTCAAGGGATTTTCAGTTCTCACTTTATTCGTTCTGGGCGCTTCTGATTCTAAAGCCACCCAAGCTACAGTCATGGATGAATCTGAAAGACATGGAGATATCATCCAAGGGAAATTCATTGATTCTTACAATAACCTACCCAACAAGACCATTCTAGCTATGCAGTGGACTGTGACCTTCTGTCCCATTGCCCGCTTTATTCTAAAAAGTGACGAGACTATGTTTGACAACTATGTAAGCTTGGTGGCGTATTTATTGAGCTTAAGAAGACACCCAGAGGATCTCTACATCGGAAGGGTAATCCATCACGAAATGCCCAACCGGGACCCTCAAAGTAAAGATTTTGTACCAGTCAGACAGTACTCAGAAAAGTATTATCCCGATTACTGCACAGGTGCAGCCTTTGTTATTTCTCAAGATGTAGCCCGGAAGATATACGTAGCTTCCGCAGTGATGAAGATATCGGTTCCTCATGATGTATTTGTTGGAATCTGTGCTAAAAAAGCAGGCGTCACTCCAACTCACAGCTCCAGGTTCTCTGGGGAAAAGCACATCAGATACAATAACTGCTGCTATAAGTTTATCTTCACATCTTTGGAAATGAAACTTGAAGAGCTGTCAATGATATGGAAGGACATAAATGATGGGAAAAGCTGCACATTGTTTGAAACGTACTACGGGCTTGTTTCTTGCAAAGCATTAACCTACTTGGATAAGCTTTCTTTCTTTAGTACAGGCACTGTAAAGGAAGGGGTGGGTCagccataa
- the LOC117421883 gene encoding kelch-like protein 20 isoform X2, with the protein MLPPEKPDTPLTRSRACKTIRYGEVVFAVGGWSINDPASRMECYNPQVHEWRVRAPMAKHRSDVAVAVLGDMIYAVGGHDEISCTSSVERYDPKSNTWSNNVASLSSGRSGVGLAAMGVYLYSIGGYDGITCMNMVERYDPQVNMWFKVAPMSSRRKGAAVAVLDGYLYAIGGSDEDSALNTVERYNPTEDCWSHSPCMGSWRENPGCCVFQGMIYVAGGRDEVLQLCTAERFDPQNNSWSPVRPMRCKRNQVGLAVVDGILLAVGGFDGTTYLKSVEAYSLDTNTWRHYGSMKCRHPGGGVCVVKMEQCDSLIS; encoded by the exons ATGTTACCTCCAGAAAAACCTGACACTCCTCTCACACGAAGCAGGGCTTGCAAGACCATTCGATATGGAGAGGTGGTGTTTGCag TTGGGGGCTGGAGTATAAATGACCCTGCATCCCGAATGGAGTGCTACAACCCCCAGGTCCATGAGTGGAGGGTGAGGGCACCGATGGCAAAACACCGGAGCGATGTGGCTGTTGCTGTACTTGGTGACATGATATATGCTGTGGGAGGTCACGATGAAATATCCTGCACCAGCAGTGTTGAAAG GTACGACCCCAAATCAAACACGTGGAGCAATAATGTGGCCTCGTTGAGCAGTGGGCGCAGTGGTGTGGGTTTGGCTGCTATGGGAGTGTATCTCTACTCCATCGGTGGATATGATGGCATCACCTGCATGAACATGGTGGAGAG ATACGATCCTCAAGTGAATATGTGGTTTAAAGTTGCTCCAATGAGCTCCCGGCGCAAAGGGGCTGCAGTGGCTGTGTTAGATGGGTACCTGTATGCAATCGGAGGCTCTGACGAGGATTCAGCTCTTAACACAG TGGAGCGTTACAATCCTACGGAGGACTGCTGGTCTCATAGCCCCTGCATGGGGTCTTGGAGAGAGAACCCAggctgctgtgtgtttcagggtatGATCTATGTAGCAGGGGGGCGTGATGAAGTGCTTCAGCTCTGCACTGCCGAGCGCTTCGATCCACAAAACAACAGCTGGTCTCCGGTCAGACCAATGAGGTGCAAACGAAACCAG GTGGGTCTTGCAGTTGTGGATGGAATTCTGTTGGCTGTTGGTGGTTTCGACGGAACCACTTACCTGAAATCAGTTGAAGCGTATAGTTTGGATACAAACACATGGAG ACACTATGGGAGTATGAAGTGCAGGCACCCGGGAGGTGGAGTCTGTGTGGTGAAGATGGAACAGTGCGATTCTTTGATCTCCTGA